Genomic DNA from Pseudomonas fluorescens:
CCTGACCGGCAATTCCGAGCTGTGCTCGCTGTTCCTGCATGCCGATTTCCGCAGTGGTCTCAATGGCCGCATGCTGGCCAAGGCGCGGCTGTTGTTCATTGCCGAATTCCCACAGCTGTTCGGCAACAAGATCATCGCCGAGATGCGCGGCATGTCCGACGACAAGGGGCGTTCACCGTTCTGGGAAAGCCTGGGCCGGCACTTCTTCAAGATGGAATTCAGCCAGGCCGATTACCTCACCGGCGTGGGCAACAAGGCGTTCATCGCCGAGCTGATGCCCAAGTTCCCGCTGTACACCTGTTTCCTGTCCGAAGATGCCCGGGCCGTGATCGGCCAGGTTCATCCGGACACCGAACCGGCATTGTCGATGCTCAAGAGCGAAGGCTTCAGCTACCAGGGTTACGTCGACATCTTCGACGCCGGCCCGGCGGTGGAGTGCGAAACCGGCAAGATCCGCGCGATTCGTGACAGCCAGGCGCTGGTGCTGGCCATCGGTACGCCGGGTGATGACGCCACGCCGTTCATCATTCATAACCGTAAGCGCGAGGACTGCCGCATCACGGCGGCACCGGCGCGCCTGGCTGCGGGCACCCTGGTGGTCGATCCGCTGACTGCCAAACGTCTTCAACTCAATGCCGGCGATCAGGTGCGTGCCGTCGCGTTGTCTGCTGCTCGGGAGTCGAAATAATGAATTCGCTGTACATCGCAGGAAGTTGGCTGGAAGGCCAAGGTGACGTTTTTGAGTCGTTGAACCCGGTGACCCAGCAGGTGTTGTGGTCGGGCAAGGGCGCCACGGCTGCGCAGGTGGAGTCGGCGGTGCAGGCCGCGCGCCAGGCGTTTCCGGGCTGGGCTCGGCGCACGCTGGATGAGCGCATCCAGGTACTGGAAGCCTTTGCCGCGACCCTGAAAAGCCATGCTGACGAACTGGCCCAGTGCATCGGTGAAGAAACCGGAAAACCGTTGTGGGAAGCGGCGACCGAAGTCACCACCATGGTCAATAAAATTGCCATTTCGGTGCAGAGCTACCGCGAGCGGACCGGCGAGAAGAGCGGCCCCCTGGGCGACGCCACCGCCGTGCTGCGCCACAAGCCCCATGGCGTGGTGGCGGTGTTCGGCCCCTACAACTTCCCCGGTCACTTGCCCAATGGCCACATCGTGCCAGCGCTGCTGGCCGGTAACAGCGTGCTGTTCAAGCCGAGCGAGCTGACGCCGAAAGTCGCCGAGCTGACGGTCAAGTGCTGGGTCGAGGCTGGTCTGCCGGCGGGCGTACTGAACCTGCTGCAAGGCGCGCGGGAAACCGGTATCGCCCTGGCGGCCAACTCGGGCATCGACGGACTGTTCTTCACCGGCTCCAGCCGTACCGGCAATCTGTTGCACCAACAATTTTCCGGGCGTCCGGACAAGATCCTCGCGCTGGAAATGGGCGGCAACAACCCGCTGGTGGTGGATGAGGTGGCCGACGTCGATGCTGCGGTCTACACCATTATTCAGTCCGCTTTCATTTCCGCCGGGCAGCGCTGCACCTGTGCGCGCCGCCTGCTGGTGCCGGAAGGGGCCTGGGGCGATGCCTTGCTGGCGCGCCTGGTGGCCGTCAGCTCGACCCTTGAAGTCGGTGCCTTCGACCAGCAACCGGCACCCTTCATGGGGGCGGTGATTTCCCTGGGCGCGGCGAAGGCGCTGATGGACGCGCAGAACCATTTGCTGGGCAAAGGCGCGGTGCCGCTGTTGAGCATGACCCAGCCCCAGCCTCAGGCGGCATTGCTGACGCCGGGTATCCTGGACGTGACGACCGTGGCCGAGCGGCCTGATGAAGAACTGTTCGGGCCGTTGCTGCAAGTGATCCGCTACAAAGATTTCGCAGCGGCAATCACCGAGGCCAACAATACGCAATATGGCCTGGCCGCCGGGTTGCTGTCCGATTCCCAGGAGCGTTACCAGCAGTTCTGGCTGGAGAGCCGTGCCGGTATCGTCAACTGGAACAAGCAACTGACGGGGGCTGCCAGCAGCGCGCCGTTCGGCGGTGTCGGTGCCTCGGGCAACCATCGCGCCAGCGCTTATTACGCGGCTGACTATTGCGCGTACCCGGTGGCTTCCCTGGAAACCCCGAGCCTTGTCATGCCGGCTGCCCTGACCCCCGGCGTGAGAATGGCGTAGCCCTTTTCGCGAGCAGGCTCGCTCCCACAGGAATTGCGCAAGACCCTGTGGGAGTGAGCCTGCTCGCGATAGCCGCGCCGCGGTTGTTACTTGATGCCTATAAAAAACAGATTCTCGTGGAGCCTCGCTGATGAAATCCTATGAAGTCAACTTTGACGGTCTAGTGGGGCCGACCCATAACTACGGCGGGCTCTCGTACGGCAACGTCGCGTCCCAGAGCAACAGCCAGCAGTCCTCCAACCCCAAGGAAGCGGCGTTGCAGGGCCTGGCGAAAATGAAAGCGCTGATGGACATGGGTTTCCAGCAAGGGGTGCTGGCGCCACAGGAGCGCCCGGACGTGGCGGCCCTGCGTCGGTTGGGTTTTGCCGGCAGCGACGCCCAGGTCATCCAACAGGCCGCGAAAGAAGCGATGCCGCTGCTGGTCGCCAGTTGCTCGGCCTCCAGCATGTGGGTGGCCAACGCCGCCACCGTCAGCCCGAGTGCCGACACCGCTGATGGTCGCGTGCATTTCACCGCCGCCAACCTGAATTGCAAATACCACCGCAGCATCGAACATCCGACCACCAGTCGTGTGCTGGGGGCGATGTTCGCCAACCAGCAACACTTCGCCCACCACGCCGCGTTGCCAGCGGTGGCGCAGTTCGGCGATGAAGGCGCGGCCAACCACACCCGTTTCTGCCGCGCCTACGGTGAGGCCGGTGTCGAGTTCTTTGTGTTCGGTCGCAGCGCTTTTGACACCCGCTATCC
This window encodes:
- the astA gene encoding arginine N-succinyltransferase is translated as MIVRPVRSSDLPALIALARSTGTGLTTLPANEERLAHRVGWAEKTFRGEAGRGDADYLFVLEDDDGRVVGISAIAGAVGLREPWYNFRVGLTVSASQELNIYREIPTLFLANDLTGNSELCSLFLHADFRSGLNGRMLAKARLLFIAEFPQLFGNKIIAEMRGMSDDKGRSPFWESLGRHFFKMEFSQADYLTGVGNKAFIAELMPKFPLYTCFLSEDARAVIGQVHPDTEPALSMLKSEGFSYQGYVDIFDAGPAVECETGKIRAIRDSQALVLAIGTPGDDATPFIIHNRKREDCRITAAPARLAAGTLVVDPLTAKRLQLNAGDQVRAVALSAARESK
- the astD gene encoding succinylglutamate-semialdehyde dehydrogenase, coding for MMNSLYIAGSWLEGQGDVFESLNPVTQQVLWSGKGATAAQVESAVQAARQAFPGWARRTLDERIQVLEAFAATLKSHADELAQCIGEETGKPLWEAATEVTTMVNKIAISVQSYRERTGEKSGPLGDATAVLRHKPHGVVAVFGPYNFPGHLPNGHIVPALLAGNSVLFKPSELTPKVAELTVKCWVEAGLPAGVLNLLQGARETGIALAANSGIDGLFFTGSSRTGNLLHQQFSGRPDKILALEMGGNNPLVVDEVADVDAAVYTIIQSAFISAGQRCTCARRLLVPEGAWGDALLARLVAVSSTLEVGAFDQQPAPFMGAVISLGAAKALMDAQNHLLGKGAVPLLSMTQPQPQAALLTPGILDVTTVAERPDEELFGPLLQVIRYKDFAAAITEANNTQYGLAAGLLSDSQERYQQFWLESRAGIVNWNKQLTGAASSAPFGGVGASGNHRASAYYAADYCAYPVASLETPSLVMPAALTPGVRMA